One genomic segment of Sanyastnella coralliicola includes these proteins:
- a CDS encoding LamG-like jellyroll fold domain-containing protein — translation MHSFSLNVNPCLSCVVLFLFLGLSLTTTSQTCTWDYLGSQAISSGTGEWTDIEYNPVTGEPYVAFQDESLGERITVMKYDGSTWSVVGTAGFSEGQSFNPDLEFDSSGTPYVSYRHFPAFGYSVQMFDGTDWVILGASDFTGDANGNGSLAVDPVSGDLYIAYPDLNSGLANKLTVQRWDGTSWSLVGMQGFTTDGTAYPDIKVDATGTPYVMFTSTNSFALNLQVFGGTFWTTVGTANFSPNSPSSPSYSAALEFNPVTGDPTIVSRVNGNLIDVFTYDGVSWTDDTLPNYGNSGSNQRFGFEFDSAGNIYFAIKRNAGTPVFAASVISNKGGSWDYVGNAVISEDLADYVALALNPSGEPVIAFHDNSPGGGGAISVMEASCAIQGCTDPTACNYNSEATQDDGSCLTVQGCTDPSACNYDASAECEDGSCLLPDGCTDPGAYNYDPAATCDDGSCTDFGSALNFNGIGTNSDYISVPTDASVEFGSGAFTIETWFRMEPANDFSSLLAAYNVSNGGWAFHRDEPENGANNVRWIVGNSASTGNFESIYSGPLNFNEWYHIAGVRDDNELRLYVNGVLVGTTPASRNLPTLPLLLGRRYGDVPQWGHNGDLDEVRLWDRALNEDEINARMNCELNGDEPGLVRYFKLNQGEAFGDNTSITTATSDQLTNPVDGSLVGFELTGAQANFVVGQDLTDPCLPLIEGCMDPAACNYDATAQTDDGSCQLPDGCTDPMAPNYDPAATCDDGSCAEHATGLNMNNDDDRVFLSDLTGFNASEFSMQMMVYLDPTETASGYKTLFHIGNQSSSFLELYTQGSNNVALLFNRNQPGYEYRQYLAPPTDEWVLVSLVFDLDGGPQVFYNGLPAVQTDNIGAWDDIPAVPADGAFYIGHMPSNGWGQCCAPRIIDECRIWNRRLSEQEVGLLGDCEIDGTDPDLFAHYSFNQGGIGIDNTGIDVVIDQTGNGRDGALLNMALNGTSSNWAEGSDLILDVCAALAPGCTDPTACNYDANATSDDGSCQLPDGCTDPLACNYDASAECDNGSCDFVSCQGCTDPSACNYDPTATNDDGTCELPIIIDLGEDQEICSGDEVILDAGAGFLNYLWSTGETTQTITVDSPGSYSVEATYGVGNPVINSQSYETFFNSGRVDIPSWFIPSENTVGGLVEFPLPTNIIGWNTLFGQGGAIHPILIRDDGQLGLFNMATGFGDSGYNVSSLAPGYHQIAAVASGGSTTFYVDGVEVGTTNSVTFGSLTAMGNIISGTQPAGVIDNMFISASALTAEQIEANRCGLDPDSPSMVLYYDFENVSGTSVQDISGNGNNGIIVGGALPTGEDLGCNLGCTSFDEVSITLKPEGCTDPSACNYDANAECDNGSCILPDGCTDNTACNYDPAALCDDGSCDFTSCVGCTDPLADNYEADNTVDDGSCTYCPATLTYNTTIPEPIVIGNGISNDHMAQSANCNVSASIKAIERFVGDIIPTDGLYRVQTGESPVSGIDPTPDPGTARWNYLFSVNLGSFTAEDVKIYLDLDFDPAVGAGSVYTADVSQVLIDNGLGGSSLAQDSQNLGFGFWQLLGDPAILPFDPFANGLYDLTIRVESLAGVELVNAAIQVETFTLGCTNPIACNYDSNATDDDGSCLDILGCTDSGACNYDPAANCDDASCEYTSCLGCTDPTSCDYDPTATIDDGSCLIFPGDACDDGNVYTENDQVQADCGCEGTPIDTDGDGISDEDEINVYGTDPNLQDSDYDGLTDGLEINLAGTNPLDPDSDDDGCGDAESFAGLCPGQEDCIGDFNNDGIVNGADLLTFLGVFGTPCE, via the coding sequence ATGCATTCGTTCTCGCTGAATGTCAACCCATGCTTGTCATGCGTTGTCCTATTCCTATTTCTAGGACTTAGCCTAACTACTACGTCACAAACTTGTACCTGGGATTACCTCGGTTCACAAGCCATTTCTTCCGGTACCGGAGAGTGGACTGACATAGAATACAATCCTGTCACAGGAGAGCCTTATGTTGCCTTTCAAGATGAGTCGCTTGGAGAGCGCATTACGGTGATGAAGTATGACGGGTCTACATGGTCGGTTGTTGGAACAGCTGGCTTTTCTGAAGGACAGTCATTCAACCCTGATCTTGAATTTGATAGTTCCGGTACGCCGTATGTATCCTATCGACACTTTCCTGCCTTCGGATATTCTGTGCAGATGTTTGACGGTACAGATTGGGTCATCCTAGGAGCTTCAGACTTCACTGGAGATGCCAATGGAAATGGATCACTCGCCGTAGATCCTGTGAGTGGAGACCTATATATAGCGTACCCTGACCTTAACAGTGGTCTTGCGAATAAGCTCACGGTTCAAAGATGGGATGGGACGAGTTGGTCGCTTGTAGGGATGCAGGGTTTCACGACAGATGGAACTGCATACCCTGATATTAAAGTAGACGCAACAGGAACTCCTTATGTCATGTTTACTTCCACCAATTCTTTCGCACTTAATTTGCAGGTATTCGGAGGAACATTTTGGACTACCGTGGGCACAGCCAACTTTTCACCGAATTCACCTTCGAGTCCTTCTTATTCTGCAGCCTTAGAGTTTAATCCTGTCACGGGAGATCCAACGATTGTTTCCCGTGTTAACGGCAATTTGATTGATGTGTTCACTTATGATGGTGTAAGTTGGACTGACGATACACTTCCGAACTATGGAAACTCAGGTTCGAATCAACGCTTTGGTTTCGAATTTGACAGTGCTGGAAATATCTACTTTGCGATCAAGCGAAACGCAGGAACTCCGGTATTTGCAGCAAGTGTGATTTCAAATAAAGGAGGCTCTTGGGATTACGTAGGAAACGCGGTCATTTCTGAGGATTTGGCAGATTACGTAGCATTAGCGCTCAATCCATCAGGTGAGCCTGTGATTGCCTTTCATGACAATAGTCCTGGAGGCGGTGGTGCCATTTCGGTAATGGAGGCTTCTTGCGCGATCCAAGGTTGTACCGATCCAACCGCCTGTAACTACAACTCCGAGGCAACTCAAGATGACGGTTCATGTTTGACTGTTCAAGGTTGTACTGACCCTTCGGCATGTAATTATGACGCTAGCGCGGAATGTGAAGATGGATCGTGCTTGCTTCCTGACGGTTGTACAGATCCAGGTGCTTACAACTATGATCCAGCCGCGACTTGTGACGATGGAAGCTGCACTGACTTTGGTTCAGCTCTCAATTTCAATGGCATTGGAACCAATTCAGATTACATTTCTGTGCCTACCGACGCTTCAGTTGAGTTTGGTTCGGGAGCGTTTACCATTGAGACTTGGTTCCGCATGGAGCCGGCGAATGATTTTTCATCACTACTAGCAGCGTACAACGTTTCTAACGGAGGGTGGGCCTTCCACCGTGATGAACCAGAAAACGGAGCGAACAACGTTCGATGGATTGTAGGAAACTCTGCCAGCACAGGCAATTTCGAGAGCATTTATTCTGGTCCGTTGAACTTCAACGAATGGTATCACATCGCCGGGGTTCGCGATGATAACGAACTGAGATTGTACGTGAACGGAGTACTCGTAGGAACTACTCCTGCTTCGAGAAACCTTCCGACTCTTCCGCTTTTGTTAGGAAGGAGATATGGGGATGTTCCTCAGTGGGGCCATAACGGTGATCTTGATGAGGTACGCCTTTGGGATCGCGCCTTGAATGAAGATGAAATCAATGCGCGAATGAACTGCGAGCTCAATGGTGATGAACCTGGATTGGTGCGCTACTTTAAGCTCAATCAGGGTGAGGCATTTGGAGATAATACTTCCATTACAACGGCAACCAGTGATCAACTCACGAATCCTGTTGATGGTTCCCTAGTTGGTTTCGAACTAACGGGGGCTCAGGCCAATTTTGTAGTTGGTCAAGACCTGACAGATCCTTGTTTACCATTGATCGAAGGATGTATGGATCCAGCAGCTTGTAATTACGATGCAACAGCTCAAACTGATGATGGGTCGTGTCAGCTTCCTGACGGGTGTACTGATCCAATGGCACCTAATTACGATCCGGCGGCCACTTGTGATGATGGTAGCTGTGCCGAACACGCGACAGGTCTCAATATGAACAATGACGACGACCGAGTTTTCCTTTCAGATCTCACAGGTTTCAATGCATCAGAATTCTCGATGCAGATGATGGTTTATCTCGATCCAACAGAGACTGCAAGCGGTTATAAGACACTCTTCCATATTGGAAATCAGAGTTCATCTTTCCTTGAGCTCTACACTCAAGGCTCTAACAATGTCGCGTTGTTATTCAACCGTAACCAACCAGGATATGAGTATCGCCAATACCTTGCTCCTCCGACAGATGAATGGGTGTTGGTTTCTTTGGTTTTTGATTTAGATGGAGGCCCTCAAGTATTCTACAATGGTCTACCAGCTGTCCAAACGGATAACATAGGAGCTTGGGATGACATTCCAGCAGTTCCTGCTGATGGAGCCTTCTATATCGGCCACATGCCGTCGAATGGTTGGGGACAGTGTTGTGCACCGAGAATTATTGATGAATGTCGTATCTGGAATCGCCGTCTTTCTGAACAAGAAGTAGGCCTACTCGGTGATTGTGAGATTGATGGAACCGATCCGGATCTATTCGCTCATTACTCATTTAATCAAGGTGGAATTGGCATAGATAATACAGGCATTGACGTAGTCATTGACCAAACCGGCAATGGTAGAGATGGTGCTTTGCTTAATATGGCATTGAACGGAACGTCGTCCAATTGGGCAGAAGGTTCAGACCTAATCCTTGATGTTTGTGCAGCTTTAGCCCCTGGTTGTACTGATCCAACGGCTTGTAATTACGACGCCAACGCTACTTCAGATGATGGTTCATGTCAACTCCCAGATGGTTGTACTGACCCGTTAGCATGTAATTATGACGCTAGCGCGGAATGCGATAATGGTTCATGCGATTTTGTATCATGTCAAGGTTGTACAGATCCTTCAGCATGTAATTACGATCCAACTGCAACTAACGATGATGGAACTTGTGAATTGCCAATTATCATTGATTTAGGAGAAGACCAAGAAATCTGTTCGGGAGATGAAGTGATTCTTGATGCCGGAGCTGGTTTCTTGAATTACTTGTGGTCTACGGGTGAGACTACCCAAACGATCACCGTTGATTCCCCAGGGAGTTACTCGGTGGAGGCGACTTATGGAGTGGGTAATCCCGTTATCAATTCACAGAGTTACGAGACTTTCTTCAATAGCGGTCGCGTTGATATTCCATCTTGGTTTATTCCAAGCGAAAACACTGTAGGTGGACTTGTAGAATTCCCTCTACCCACGAATATCATCGGTTGGAACACGCTATTTGGACAAGGTGGGGCTATCCACCCTATATTGATCAGAGACGACGGGCAATTGGGATTGTTCAACATGGCAACTGGTTTCGGTGACAGCGGTTACAACGTGAGCTCACTTGCGCCTGGATATCACCAAATTGCTGCCGTAGCCTCAGGCGGTTCAACAACGTTCTACGTCGATGGCGTTGAGGTTGGAACCACCAATAGTGTGACTTTTGGATCGCTCACAGCAATGGGGAATATCATCAGTGGAACACAACCAGCTGGGGTTATTGACAATATGTTCATTTCGGCTTCAGCATTAACGGCGGAACAAATTGAAGCGAATCGTTGCGGTCTCGATCCTGATAGTCCTTCAATGGTTCTTTACTATGACTTCGAAAATGTAAGCGGTACTTCTGTTCAAGATATTTCGGGTAATGGAAATAATGGAATAATCGTAGGTGGGGCATTACCGACAGGAGAAGACCTCGGTTGTAATCTTGGCTGTACTTCTTTTGATGAAGTCTCTATAACCCTCAAACCTGAAGGCTGTACTGATCCCTCAGCTTGTAATTATGACGCTAACGCGGAATGTGATAATGGTTCATGTATTCTCCCTGATGGTTGTACAGACAATACAGCATGTAACTACGACCCAGCAGCCCTTTGTGATGACGGTTCATGTGATTTCACCTCATGCGTTGGATGTACTGATCCTCTCGCGGATAACTATGAAGCCGATAACACCGTTGACGATGGGTCTTGTACTTACTGTCCGGCAACACTGACTTACAACACCACCATCCCAGAACCGATTGTCATCGGAAACGGAATCTCGAACGATCACATGGCTCAATCAGCGAACTGCAATGTTTCCGCTTCGATCAAGGCCATTGAACGATTCGTAGGAGACATCATCCCAACTGACGGACTATACCGCGTTCAAACCGGTGAATCTCCGGTCTCAGGGATAGATCCAACTCCGGATCCGGGAACTGCACGTTGGAATTATCTGTTCAGTGTGAACCTTGGTTCTTTCACCGCAGAAGACGTGAAGATTTACCTTGACCTTGATTTCGATCCTGCAGTTGGAGCTGGATCTGTATACACCGCAGATGTGTCACAAGTGCTCATCGATAACGGACTTGGTGGCTCATCCCTGGCACAAGACAGTCAAAACCTCGGGTTTGGATTCTGGCAGCTACTGGGTGACCCGGCAATTTTACCTTTCGATCCGTTCGCAAATGGTCTTTACGATCTAACTATCCGAGTGGAATCGCTCGCAGGTGTAGAACTGGTAAACGCAGCGATTCAAGTGGAAACATTCACCTTAGGTTGTACGAACCCGATCGCATGTAACTACGATTCAAACGCAACAGACGACGACGGTTCATGTCTAGACATCCTCGGCTGTACTGATAGTGGTGCATGTAACTATGACCCAGCAGCCAATTGCGACGACGCTAGCTGTGAGTACACTTCTTGTCTCGGTTGTACTGATCCAACATCATGTGACTACGACCCAACGGCAACGATCGATGATGGTTC